In a single window of the Ancylobacter polymorphus genome:
- a CDS encoding ParA family protein codes for MTEASLAPAAPRAVPRVLALANQKGGVGKTTTAINLGTALAAIGETVLIIDLDPQGNASTGLGIERSRRRVSTYDVLTGEIELRDAVLETAVPRLHIAPSTLDLSGIELELASQRDRAFRLRDAIRRLNGTADSDPERTDPEYTYVLIDCPPSLNLITVNAMAASNAILVPLQCEFFALEGLSQLLKTVEQVRTTLNPGLSIHGIVLTMFDARNNLSTQVVDDVRQFMGAKVYETIIPRNVRVSEAPSYGKPVLLYDLKCVGSQAYLRLASEIIQRERSLRVAAA; via the coding sequence ATGACTGAGGCTTCGCTCGCTCCCGCCGCGCCCCGTGCGGTTCCCCGCGTGCTTGCCCTCGCCAACCAGAAGGGCGGCGTCGGCAAGACCACCACGGCGATCAATCTCGGCACCGCCCTTGCCGCCATTGGCGAGACCGTGCTGATCATCGATCTCGACCCGCAGGGCAATGCCTCCACCGGCCTTGGCATCGAGCGCAGCCGCCGGCGCGTCTCCACTTATGATGTGCTGACCGGCGAGATCGAGCTGCGCGACGCGGTGCTGGAAACCGCGGTGCCGCGCCTGCACATCGCACCGTCGACGCTGGACCTGTCCGGCATTGAGTTGGAGCTCGCCAGCCAGCGCGACCGCGCCTTCCGCCTGCGTGACGCCATTCGTCGGCTGAATGGGACGGCCGATTCGGACCCGGAACGAACAGATCCCGAATACACCTATGTGCTGATCGACTGCCCGCCGTCGCTGAACCTGATCACGGTCAACGCCATGGCGGCGTCCAACGCCATTCTCGTGCCGCTGCAATGCGAGTTCTTCGCGCTGGAAGGTCTGTCGCAGCTGCTGAAGACGGTGGAGCAGGTGCGCACCACGCTCAATCCCGGCCTGTCCATCCATGGTATCGTGCTGACCATGTTCGATGCGCGCAACAATCTCTCCACCCAGGTGGTGGACGATGTGCGCCAGTTCATGGGCGCCAAGGTCTATGAGACCATCATTCCGCGTAATGTGCGGGTGTCGGAAGCGCCGTCCTATGGCAAGCCGGTCCTGCTCTACGATCTCAAATGCGTGGGGTCGCAGGCCTATCTTCGTCTCGCTTCCGAAATAATTCAGCGCGAGCGCAGCCTGCGCGTCGCGGCGGCCTGA
- a CDS encoding ParB/RepB/Spo0J family partition protein, translated as MAMAEDGGRSRLGRGLAALIGDMGEDGGAANERARVPGGARKVPLAFLRANPRNPRRSFAEADLEDLAASIRERGVIQPIVVRQVAGERDAYEIVAGERRWRASQRAGIHEVPIVVVEVNDREALEIAIIENVQRADLNPLEEAAGYQSLADQFGYSQNDLARVIGKSRSHVANTMRLLRLPEPVKAYLADGRLSAGHARALLTQDDPEALARAIVEQGMNVRAIEALAQELNVAKAEAAGKPPKKPKHPALDADTAALQRRLSDELGLSVTLKHDGEAGEIRIRYSSLDQLDEVCRRLAGV; from the coding sequence ATGGCGATGGCGGAAGACGGCGGCCGCTCGCGGCTCGGGCGCGGCCTGGCGGCGCTGATCGGCGATATGGGCGAGGATGGCGGCGCGGCCAATGAGCGGGCCCGCGTCCCCGGCGGCGCGCGCAAGGTGCCGCTGGCTTTTCTGCGCGCCAATCCGCGCAACCCGCGCCGCAGCTTTGCGGAGGCGGATCTCGAAGATCTCGCCGCCTCCATCCGCGAGCGCGGCGTCATCCAGCCCATCGTCGTGCGCCAAGTCGCCGGCGAGCGCGATGCCTATGAGATCGTCGCCGGCGAACGTCGCTGGCGGGCGTCGCAGCGGGCCGGCATCCACGAGGTGCCGATCGTCGTCGTCGAGGTCAATGACCGCGAGGCGCTGGAAATCGCCATCATCGAGAATGTCCAGCGCGCCGATCTCAACCCGCTGGAAGAGGCGGCGGGCTACCAGTCGCTCGCCGACCAGTTCGGTTACTCCCAGAACGATCTCGCCCGCGTCATCGGCAAGAGCCGCAGCCATGTCGCCAATACGATGCGCCTGCTGCGCCTGCCGGAGCCGGTGAAGGCCTATCTCGCCGATGGCCGCCTGTCCGCCGGCCACGCGCGGGCGCTGCTGACCCAGGATGATCCCGAAGCCCTGGCGCGGGCGATTGTCGAGCAGGGCATGAATGTGCGCGCCATCGAGGCGCTGGCGCAGGAGCTCAACGTCGCCAAGGCGGAAGCGGCCGGCAAGCCGCCAAAGAAGCCGAAGCACCCCGCGCTCGATGCCGACACCGCCGCGCTGCAGCGCCGGCTCTCCGACGAGCTGGGGTTGAGCGTGACGCTGAAGCATGACGGCGAGGCGGGCGAGATCCGCATCCGCTATTCCTCGCTCGATCAGCTCGACGAGGTCTGCCGCCGCCTCGCCGGCGTCTGA
- the holA gene encoding DNA polymerase III subunit delta, whose amino-acid sequence MVAVRPGDVEATLSRLDPLRPVLLLFGPDSGLVRERAKAYLARASAGSDDPFGLIRLDGDEISGDPGRLVDEAGTVALFGGRRVVSLRVGSRNVVPAVEALLAQPPEQAIVVIEAGDLKRGQGLRALCEASPHALAIACYADSERDLSRLIDTMMAEAGTQLDRDARGELMALLGGDRMASRGEIAKLLLYAAGEPRITSAHVRAIVGDASSLALDEIADATFAGQPADMASAFAKATGEGMRADIVLGAVCRTAQALHQMRLAVEAGGSVERAVEGARPAIHFRRKPFIEKALRSWTVARLETALFALDDALLAARRNAALGPAIAERALLQVAAQARRG is encoded by the coding sequence ATGGTCGCCGTCCGGCCGGGCGATGTCGAGGCGACGCTCAGCCGCCTCGATCCGCTGCGCCCCGTGCTGCTGCTGTTCGGCCCGGATAGCGGCCTGGTGCGCGAGCGCGCCAAGGCCTATCTCGCCCGCGCCAGCGCCGGTTCCGACGATCCTTTCGGCCTGATCCGGCTCGACGGCGACGAAATCTCCGGCGATCCCGGACGGCTGGTCGACGAGGCCGGCACGGTGGCGCTGTTTGGCGGCCGCCGCGTGGTCTCGCTGCGCGTCGGCTCGCGCAATGTGGTGCCGGCGGTGGAAGCGCTGCTGGCTCAGCCGCCGGAGCAGGCGATCGTTGTGATTGAGGCCGGCGACCTCAAGCGCGGCCAAGGCTTGCGCGCGCTGTGCGAAGCCTCGCCGCATGCGCTGGCCATCGCCTGCTATGCCGATAGCGAGCGTGACCTTAGCCGGCTTATCGACACCATGATGGCCGAGGCCGGCACCCAGCTCGACCGCGACGCGCGCGGCGAACTGATGGCGCTGCTCGGCGGCGACCGCATGGCCTCGCGCGGCGAGATCGCCAAGCTGCTGCTTTACGCCGCCGGCGAGCCGCGCATCACCAGCGCCCATGTGCGCGCCATTGTCGGCGACGCCTCCAGTCTCGCGCTGGACGAGATCGCCGACGCCACCTTTGCCGGCCAGCCCGCCGACATGGCGAGCGCCTTCGCCAAGGCGACCGGCGAAGGCATGCGGGCGGATATCGTGCTGGGGGCGGTGTGCCGCACGGCGCAGGCGCTGCACCAGATGCGCCTTGCCGTTGAAGCCGGCGGCAGTGTCGAGCGGGCGGTGGAAGGCGCGCGGCCGGCGATCCATTTCCGCCGCAAGCCCTTCATCGAGAAGGCGCTGCGCAGCTGGACCGTCGCCCGGCTGGAGACGGCGCTGTTCGCGCTGGACGACGCGCTTCTCGCCGCCCGCCGCAATGCCGCGCTCGGCCCGGCCATCGCCGAGCGGGCGCTGCTGCAGGTGGCGGCGCAGGCGCGGCGCGGCTGA
- the leuS gene encoding leucine--tRNA ligase codes for MSTERYNAREAEPRWQKIWDERGIYRTRNDDPRPKYYVLEMFPYPSGRIHIGHGRNYVMGDVVARFKRMKGFNVLHPMGWDAFGLPAENAAIERKTHPGKWTYENIATMREQLKLLGLSLDWSREIATCDPSYYGEQQRIFLDFLKGGFVYRRESEVNWDPVDNTVLANEQVIDGRGWRSGALVERRKLAQWFFRISDASEELLAGLDTLERWPDKVRLMQRNWIGRSEGLHVRFALADAPEDLPAEIKVYTTRPDTLFGAAFLALSPGHPVTETLAAGNPALASFVEECRRGGTSTAEIETQEKMGFDTGLKVRHPLGGPDLPVYVANFVLMEYGTGAIFGCPAHDQRDHDFARKYALPITPVVLPPDVDPAGFSVAEAPYEGEGVLFNSGFLDGLTVPAAKEKVALRLENEILGNAPVGERAVNYRLRDWGISRQRYWGCPIPIIHCDTCGPVPVPDDQLPVKLPEDVSFDQPGNPLDRHPSWKHVNCPNCGAPARRETDTMDTFVDSSWYFARFAAEPGTAPLQKGAADQWLPVDQYIGGIEHAILHLLYSRFFIRTLKKLGRVSVAEPFAGLFTQGMIVHETYKDAEGRWLFPEEVERDAAGQPVKVGTGEKVTVGAPEKMSKSKKNVVPPEVVADTYGVDSARWFMLSDTPPERDSEWTDKGIEGAWRFVQRVWRLVGDTVALVPGDVARPDDFGAESLALRRASHKLAAQVAEDIERLRFNVAVARVHAFANVFGDALTGARKTAEAGALAPDLAFALREAAGFLVSVVAPMVPHLAEECGQVLNGAGLMAQAHWPEVEAALLVDDTVTLPIQINGKRRGEIVVPKEASPAEVEKAVLALDLIAQALDGRAPKRIIVVPQRIVNVVA; via the coding sequence ATGAGCACCGAGCGCTACAACGCCCGCGAGGCCGAGCCCCGCTGGCAGAAGATCTGGGACGAACGCGGCATCTACCGCACCCGCAACGACGATCCGCGTCCCAAATACTATGTGCTCGAAATGTTCCCCTACCCCTCGGGGCGCATCCATATCGGCCATGGCCGCAATTATGTGATGGGCGACGTGGTGGCGCGCTTCAAGCGCATGAAGGGGTTCAACGTGCTCCACCCCATGGGCTGGGACGCGTTCGGCCTGCCGGCGGAAAATGCCGCCATCGAGCGCAAGACGCATCCGGGCAAGTGGACCTACGAGAACATCGCCACCATGCGCGAGCAGCTGAAGCTGCTCGGCCTGTCGCTCGACTGGTCGCGCGAGATCGCCACCTGCGATCCCTCCTATTATGGCGAGCAGCAGCGCATCTTCCTCGATTTCCTCAAAGGCGGCTTCGTCTACCGCCGCGAGAGCGAGGTGAACTGGGACCCGGTCGACAACACCGTGCTCGCCAATGAGCAGGTGATCGACGGGCGCGGCTGGCGTTCCGGCGCGCTGGTGGAACGGCGCAAGCTGGCGCAGTGGTTCTTCCGGATTTCCGACGCCTCCGAGGAACTGCTCGCCGGGCTCGACACGCTGGAGCGCTGGCCCGACAAGGTGCGGCTGATGCAGCGCAACTGGATCGGCCGCTCGGAAGGGCTGCATGTGCGCTTCGCGCTGGCCGATGCGCCGGAGGACCTGCCCGCCGAGATCAAGGTCTACACCACGCGGCCGGACACGCTGTTCGGCGCCGCCTTCCTCGCCCTTTCCCCCGGCCACCCCGTGACCGAGACCCTGGCGGCGGGCAACCCGGCGCTGGCGAGCTTCGTCGAGGAATGCCGGCGCGGCGGCACCTCCACCGCCGAAATCGAGACCCAGGAAAAGATGGGCTTCGACACCGGGCTGAAGGTGCGCCACCCCTTGGGCGGGCCGGATCTGCCGGTCTATGTCGCCAATTTCGTGCTGATGGAATACGGCACCGGCGCCATTTTCGGCTGCCCGGCGCATGACCAGCGCGACCATGACTTCGCCCGCAAATACGCCCTGCCGATCACCCCGGTCGTGCTGCCGCCCGATGTCGACCCCGCCGGTTTCTCGGTGGCGGAGGCGCCCTATGAGGGCGAGGGCGTGCTGTTCAATTCCGGCTTCCTCGACGGCCTCACCGTGCCGGCGGCGAAGGAAAAGGTGGCGCTGCGGCTGGAGAACGAGATTCTCGGCAACGCGCCCGTCGGCGAGCGGGCGGTGAATTACCGCCTGCGCGACTGGGGCATTTCGCGCCAGCGCTATTGGGGTTGCCCGATCCCGATCATCCATTGCGACACCTGCGGCCCGGTGCCGGTGCCGGACGACCAGCTGCCCGTCAAGCTGCCGGAGGACGTGTCCTTCGACCAGCCCGGCAACCCGCTGGACCGCCACCCAAGCTGGAAGCATGTGAACTGCCCGAACTGCGGCGCGCCGGCCCGGCGCGAAACCGACACGATGGATACGTTCGTCGATTCCTCCTGGTACTTCGCCCGTTTCGCCGCCGAGCCCGGCACCGCGCCGCTGCAGAAGGGCGCCGCCGACCAGTGGCTGCCGGTGGACCAGTATATTGGCGGCATCGAGCACGCGATCCTGCACCTGCTCTATTCCCGCTTCTTCATTCGCACGCTCAAAAAGCTCGGCCGCGTCTCGGTGGCCGAGCCCTTCGCCGGCCTGTTCACGCAGGGCATGATCGTCCACGAGACCTATAAGGACGCGGAAGGCCGCTGGCTGTTCCCCGAAGAGGTGGAACGCGACGCCGCCGGCCAGCCGGTGAAGGTGGGCACCGGCGAGAAGGTGACCGTCGGCGCGCCGGAGAAGATGTCGAAGTCGAAGAAGAATGTCGTGCCGCCGGAAGTGGTGGCCGACACCTATGGCGTCGACAGCGCCCGCTGGTTCATGCTTTCCGACACCCCGCCCGAGCGCGACAGCGAATGGACGGACAAGGGCATCGAGGGCGCCTGGCGCTTCGTGCAGCGCGTGTGGCGCCTCGTCGGCGACACCGTCGCGCTGGTGCCGGGCGACGTGGCGCGGCCGGATGATTTCGGCGCCGAATCGCTCGCGCTGCGCCGCGCGTCGCACAAGCTGGCGGCGCAGGTGGCCGAGGATATCGAGCGGCTGCGCTTCAACGTGGCGGTCGCGCGCGTGCACGCCTTCGCCAATGTGTTCGGCGACGCTCTGACGGGCGCGCGCAAGACGGCGGAAGCCGGCGCGCTGGCGCCCGACCTCGCCTTCGCCCTGCGCGAGGCGGCGGGCTTCCTCGTTTCCGTGGTGGCGCCGATGGTGCCGCATCTCGCCGAGGAATGCGGGCAGGTGCTGAACGGCGCCGGGCTGATGGCGCAGGCGCACTGGCCCGAAGTCGAGGCCGCGCTGCTGGTGGACGACACCGTTACGCTGCCGATTCAGATCAATGGCAAGCGTCGCGGCGAGATCGTGGTGCCGAAGGAGGCCAGCCCCGCCGAGGTGGAGAAGGCGGTGCTCGCCCTCGACCTGATCGCGCAGGCCCTCGACGGACGCGCCCCGAAGCGTATCATCGTCGTGCCGCAAAGGATTGTGAATGTCGTCGCCTGA
- a CDS encoding YggS family pyridoxal phosphate-dependent enzyme, giving the protein MDPIRDETAAATAITARLDEVRARIAQACVDAGRDPASVELIAVSKTFGPEDIAPVIAAGQRRFGENRVQETAGKWPALRVAHPDLELHLIGPLQTNKVREALSLFDVIQTLDRPSLAAALAKELAREGAPPAPRLLVQVNTGEEPQKAGVAPHEVDAFLAQCRDAHGLAIEGLMCIPPADEPAAPHFALLAKIAARYGLKTLSMGMSGDYETAITLGATHVRVGSAIFGHR; this is encoded by the coding sequence ATGGACCCCATCCGCGACGAGACCGCTGCCGCGACCGCGATCACCGCCCGGCTGGACGAGGTGCGCGCCCGCATCGCCCAGGCCTGCGTGGATGCCGGGCGCGATCCCGCCTCGGTTGAGCTGATCGCGGTGTCGAAGACCTTCGGGCCGGAAGACATCGCCCCCGTCATCGCCGCCGGCCAGCGCCGCTTCGGCGAAAACCGCGTGCAGGAGACGGCGGGGAAATGGCCGGCGCTGCGCGTGGCCCATCCCGATCTCGAACTCCATCTCATCGGTCCGCTGCAGACCAACAAGGTGCGCGAGGCGCTTTCCCTCTTCGACGTGATCCAGACGCTGGACCGCCCCTCGCTCGCCGCCGCGCTGGCGAAGGAATTGGCGCGCGAGGGCGCCCCGCCGGCGCCGCGCCTGCTGGTGCAGGTCAATACTGGCGAGGAGCCGCAAAAGGCCGGCGTCGCCCCGCATGAGGTCGACGCCTTTCTCGCCCAATGCCGCGATGCGCACGGGCTGGCGATCGAGGGGCTGATGTGCATTCCCCCCGCCGACGAGCCGGCGGCGCCGCATTTCGCCCTGCTGGCGAAGATCGCCGCGCGCTATGGGCTGAAGACGCTGTCCATGGGCATGAGCGGCGACTACGAGACCGCCATCACGCTGGGGGCCACCCATGTGCGGGTCGGCAGCGCCATCTTCGGCCACCGCTAG
- a CDS encoding LysR family transcriptional regulator: protein MTLEQLRIFVAVAEREHITQAARDIHLTPSATSAAIAALEARHATKLFDRVGRGIVLTEAGRLFLPEARAVLARASAAEKVLADLAGLVHGTLALAGSQTVANYWLPPLIEAYRRRYPGVSVSLSIGNTDFVAALVQEGAADLGFIEGGIETPVLATAAVAEDEMVLVAPVTHPWHWRPPLSPAELIDGPWVLREPGSGTRAMLEAYLDAAGIAPGALRVVLDYPSNEAVRAAVEAGSGVTVISRRVVDGAIRAGTMALIDYPLPARPFLSLRHRERYTTKAAQAFLALAGEDRASA, encoded by the coding sequence ATGACCCTGGAACAGCTGCGCATCTTCGTCGCCGTGGCAGAGCGTGAGCACATCACGCAGGCCGCGCGGGACATCCACCTCACCCCTTCCGCCACCAGCGCGGCCATCGCGGCACTGGAGGCGCGCCACGCCACCAAGCTGTTCGACCGGGTGGGGCGCGGCATCGTGCTCACCGAAGCCGGGCGGCTGTTCCTGCCCGAGGCGCGCGCCGTGCTGGCCCGCGCCAGCGCCGCCGAGAAGGTGCTGGCCGACCTTGCCGGGCTGGTGCATGGCACGCTGGCGCTGGCCGGCAGCCAGACCGTGGCCAATTACTGGCTGCCGCCGCTGATCGAGGCCTATCGCCGCCGCTATCCCGGCGTTTCCGTGAGCCTTTCCATCGGCAACACCGATTTCGTCGCCGCCCTCGTGCAGGAGGGCGCCGCCGATCTCGGCTTCATCGAGGGCGGCATCGAGACCCCGGTGCTGGCCACTGCCGCGGTGGCCGAGGACGAAATGGTGCTGGTGGCGCCGGTGACGCATCCCTGGCACTGGCGTCCGCCCCTCTCCCCGGCCGAGCTGATCGACGGACCCTGGGTGCTGCGCGAGCCGGGCTCCGGCACCCGCGCCATGCTGGAAGCCTATCTCGACGCGGCGGGAATCGCGCCCGGCGCCTTGCGCGTCGTGCTCGACTATCCCTCCAACGAGGCGGTGCGGGCGGCGGTGGAAGCCGGCAGCGGGGTGACGGTAATCTCGCGCCGGGTGGTGGACGGCGCCATCCGCGCCGGCACCATGGCGCTGATCGACTACCCCCTGCCCGCGCGCCCCTTCCTCTCGCTGCGCCACCGCGAGCGCTACACCACCAAGGCGGCGCAGGCCTTTCTCGCGCTGGCCGGGGAGGACCGGGCCAGCGCCTAG
- a CDS encoding YeiH family protein, translating into MVAHVERAEDTRTSRAHAAKVHAAKAHAPKSPAAKITPAALLPGLALTAGIAGLGFALRQLPMVGVLSPMILAIMIGIGFHNLIGTPARAKPGVTFAMRRILRAAIVLLGLQLTAAQVAEVGATGLAVIALTLIATFLFTTWLGRLMGVERGLAQLIAAGTSICGASAVIATNTVTRAHDEDVAYAVACVTVFGSVAMFLYPLLPVVLGLSPHAYGLWAGASIHEIAQVVAAAYQGGPAAGEFGTIAKLSRVMLLAPMVIALGLMAARQARGRGEDAGRARPPMPWFVLGFLAMVGLNSVVTMPAELKAALVLATTFMLSMALAAMGLETDIAKLRAKGVRPFLLGFAAFVFIALFSLALVKMTA; encoded by the coding sequence ATGGTTGCGCATGTCGAGAGGGCCGAGGACACCCGGACAAGCAGGGCTCACGCCGCGAAGGTCCACGCGGCCAAGGCGCACGCTCCCAAGTCCCCGGCCGCGAAGATCACGCCCGCTGCGCTGCTCCCCGGCCTCGCGCTGACGGCGGGGATCGCCGGCCTCGGCTTCGCGCTGCGCCAGCTGCCCATGGTCGGGGTGCTGAGCCCGATGATCCTCGCCATCATGATCGGCATCGGCTTTCACAACCTCATCGGCACGCCGGCGCGGGCCAAGCCCGGCGTCACCTTCGCCATGCGGCGCATCCTGCGCGCGGCCATCGTGCTGCTGGGGCTGCAGCTCACCGCCGCGCAGGTGGCGGAAGTGGGCGCCACCGGCCTCGCGGTGATCGCCCTCACCCTCATCGCCACCTTCCTGTTCACCACCTGGCTCGGCCGGCTGATGGGGGTGGAGCGCGGCCTCGCCCAACTGATCGCCGCCGGCACCTCGATCTGTGGCGCCTCGGCGGTGATCGCGACCAACACGGTGACGCGCGCCCATGACGAGGATGTCGCCTATGCCGTGGCCTGCGTCACCGTGTTCGGCTCGGTGGCGATGTTTCTCTATCCGCTTCTCCCCGTGGTGCTCGGTCTCTCCCCGCATGCCTATGGGCTGTGGGCCGGCGCTTCGATCCACGAAATCGCCCAGGTGGTGGCCGCCGCCTATCAGGGCGGGCCGGCGGCGGGCGAATTCGGCACCATCGCCAAGCTCTCGCGGGTGATGCTGCTGGCGCCGATGGTGATCGCCCTCGGGCTGATGGCGGCGCGTCAGGCCCGCGGCCGCGGCGAGGATGCCGGCCGCGCCCGCCCGCCCATGCCGTGGTTCGTGCTCGGCTTTCTCGCCATGGTGGGGCTCAACAGCGTGGTGACGATGCCGGCGGAGCTGAAGGCGGCGCTGGTGCTGGCCACCACCTTCATGCTTTCCATGGCGCTGGCGGCCATGGGGCTGGAAACCGACATCGCCAAGCTGCGCGCCAAGGGCGTGCGCCCCTTCCTGCTCGGCTTCGCCGCCTTCGTCTTCATCGCCCTGTTCAGCCTCGCTCTGGTAAAGATGACCGCCTGA
- the htpX gene encoding zinc metalloprotease HtpX — protein sequence MNYFRTAILLAGMTALFMGVGFMIGGQGGMMIALLVAAGMNVFSYWNSDRMVLSMYGAREVDRASAPEFYSMVEELAARAQLPMPRVYLMDNPQPNAFATGRNPQNAAVAATTGLLHSLSREEVAGVMAHELAHVKNYDTLTMTITATLAGAISMLANFAMFFGGNRNNNNGFGIIGTIAMVILAPLAAMVVQMAVSRSREYEADKLGAQICGQPLWLASALAKISNAAHAVPNMPAEHNPATAHMFIINPLSGERMDNLFSTHPATENRIAALQALAQQMGSGGYGQGSYAPEPAAHAPQGGPWARGTASRPANRPSGNPWGRRGGDERRGPWG from the coding sequence ATGAATTATTTCCGTACGGCCATCCTGCTCGCGGGCATGACCGCGCTGTTCATGGGCGTCGGCTTCATGATCGGCGGCCAGGGCGGCATGATGATCGCGCTGCTGGTCGCCGCCGGCATGAATGTGTTCAGCTACTGGAATTCCGACCGCATGGTGCTGTCCATGTATGGCGCCCGCGAGGTCGACCGGGCCAGCGCGCCGGAATTCTATTCCATGGTGGAGGAGCTGGCGGCGCGGGCGCAGCTGCCCATGCCGCGCGTCTACCTCATGGACAATCCCCAGCCCAACGCCTTCGCCACCGGCCGCAACCCGCAGAATGCCGCCGTGGCCGCCACGACAGGCCTGCTCCATTCGCTCTCGCGCGAAGAGGTGGCGGGCGTGATGGCGCATGAGCTGGCGCATGTGAAGAATTACGACACGCTGACCATGACCATCACCGCCACGCTGGCGGGCGCGATTTCGATGCTGGCGAATTTCGCCATGTTCTTCGGCGGAAACCGCAACAACAACAACGGCTTCGGTATCATCGGCACCATTGCGATGGTGATCCTCGCCCCGCTCGCCGCCATGGTGGTGCAGATGGCGGTGTCGCGTTCGCGCGAATATGAGGCGGACAAGCTCGGGGCGCAGATTTGCGGCCAGCCCCTGTGGCTCGCCTCGGCGCTGGCGAAGATTTCCAACGCCGCCCATGCGGTGCCGAACATGCCGGCCGAGCACAACCCGGCCACCGCGCATATGTTCATCATCAACCCGCTATCGGGCGAGCGGATGGACAATCTGTTCTCCACCCACCCCGCCACCGAGAACCGCATCGCCGCGCTGCAGGCGCTGGCGCAGCAGATGGGGTCGGGCGGTTACGGCCAGGGTTCTTATGCCCCCGAGCCGGCGGCTCACGCCCCGCAGGGCGGGCCGTGGGCGCGCGGCACGGCTTCGCGCCCGGCGAACCGCCCGTCCGGCAATCCCTGGGGCCGGCGCGGCGGCGACGAGCGGCGCGGGCCCTGGGGCTGA
- a CDS encoding DUF1674 domain-containing protein — translation MAPVPRRPLSPAAERALAEAEARRAAAAPVAGPKEIDGRDGPEPVRYGDWEVKGIATDF, via the coding sequence GTGGCGCCCGTCCCGCGCCGCCCGCTCTCCCCCGCCGCCGAGCGGGCGCTGGCCGAGGCGGAAGCCCGCCGCGCTGCCGCCGCGCCGGTGGCCGGGCCGAAGGAGATTGACGGCCGCGACGGGCCGGAGCCCGTGCGCTACGGCGATTGGGAAGTGAAGGGAATCGCCACGGATTTCTAA
- the arfB gene encoding alternative ribosome rescue aminoacyl-tRNA hydrolase ArfB, whose translation MIPVAPRVWLDEDEIEETFIRASGPGGQNVNKVSSAVQLRFDVRGSKSLPDHVKERLERLAGRRLTKEGVLVLVAQRYRTQEQNRADALARLVELVREAAVVPITRRPTRPTLGSKIRRLEGKAKRSGIKSLRRERPSGGGED comes from the coding sequence ATGATTCCGGTCGCCCCCCGGGTCTGGCTCGACGAGGACGAGATCGAGGAAACCTTCATCCGCGCCTCCGGGCCGGGCGGGCAGAACGTCAACAAAGTGTCGAGCGCGGTGCAGCTGCGCTTCGACGTGCGCGGCTCCAAGTCCTTGCCAGATCACGTGAAAGAGCGGCTGGAGCGGCTCGCCGGGCGGCGCCTCACCAAGGAGGGCGTGCTGGTTCTGGTGGCGCAGCGCTACCGCACGCAGGAGCAGAATCGCGCGGATGCGCTGGCGCGGCTGGTGGAACTGGTGCGCGAGGCAGCGGTGGTGCCGATCACCCGCCGGCCGACCCGCCCGACCCTCGGCTCGAAGATCCGCCGGCTGGAAGGCAAGGCGAAGCGCTCCGGCATCAAGTCGCTGCGCCGCGAGCGGCCTTCCGGCGGCGGCGAGGACTGA
- a CDS encoding Crp/Fnr family transcriptional regulator encodes MSIEDDIAFLERVPTLALMGREALRVIAISVDHFTLARGQALFHEGEPADCAYVVQQGSLRVAPEDPQLAMRPGQSIRAGEGALIGEMALLTETRRPATATALEPAEVLRIPRNMFLRTLESYPDAARELTRRLSERVSATLADLERVRERLEAIEDVRRP; translated from the coding sequence ATGTCCATCGAGGACGACATCGCCTTTCTGGAACGTGTGCCGACGCTCGCTTTGATGGGGCGGGAGGCGCTGCGCGTCATCGCGATCAGCGTGGATCATTTCACGCTGGCGCGCGGGCAGGCGCTGTTTCACGAGGGTGAGCCGGCCGATTGCGCCTATGTGGTGCAGCAGGGCAGCCTGCGGGTGGCGCCGGAGGACCCGCAGCTGGCGATGCGGCCGGGCCAGAGCATCCGCGCCGGCGAAGGCGCGCTGATCGGCGAGATGGCGCTGCTCACCGAAACGCGCCGCCCCGCCACCGCCACGGCGCTGGAACCGGCGGAGGTGCTGCGCATTCCGCGCAACATGTTCCTGCGCACGCTGGAAAGCTATCCCGATGCCGCGCGGGAACTCACCCGCCGGCTGAGCGAGCGCGTTTCCGCCACCCTCGCCGATCTGGAGCGGGTGCGCGAGCGGCTGGAGGCGATCGAGGACGTGCGGCGGCCATGA